The Huiozyma naganishii CBS 8797 chromosome 6, complete genome genome includes a window with the following:
- the KNAG0F02430 gene encoding uncharacterized protein (similar to Saccharomyces cerevisiae YGL117W; ancestral locus Anc_6.134): MLRETKVKKMFEPLIAEFSTCLLDFTDGLLEDIMYPSGAPTDLIISNTPVPQEHINLSENPCLGHPILFEIVALRNRITRLQSLHPVDYTPTFFNSHARKFLIDVERLFLYIDEKLHGDSRINTRCHVNTLLLREANEVCFSKIAAQFDQFNRIVECVANANKSASGDRATEEPARALSMIFLLDCVKLHNDIIKAGNVLNDYLLSLHNGIIIDTVPSLKEDLAFTAFKNHRKNLLHLDKRRAI, from the coding sequence ATGTTGAGGGAAACGAAAGTTAAGAAGATGTTTGAACCATTGATTGCTGAATTCAGCACTTGTTTACTCGACTTTACCGACGGTCTGCTAGAAGATATAATGTACCCGAGTGGTGCCCCCACGGACCTAATCATATCGAATACGCCTGTCCCCCAGGAACACATCAACTTATCGGAAAACCCTTGTTTGGGCCACCCAATTCTATTTGAGATTGTTGCCCTGCGGAACAGGATTACAAGGTTACAGTCTTTACACCCAGTTGACTACACACcaacttttttcaattcaCATGCGAGGAAGTTCTTAATCGATGTGGAAAGGCTATTCTTGTATATCGACGAGAAGTTGCATGGAGATTCCCGTATAAACACAAGATGTCATGTTAACACGCTGCTACTGAGGGAGGCCAACGAGGTCTGTTTCAGCAAAATTGCTGCCCAGTTCGACCAATTCAATAGGATCGTGGAGTGTGTAGCAAATGCGAACAAGAGTGCCAGCGGGGACAGAGCCACCGAGGAGCCCGCGAGAGCTCTGAGCATGATTTTCCTGCTCGATTGTGTCAAACTACACAACGATATCATAAAAGCGGGCAATGTGCTAAATGACTACTTACTGTCGCTACACAATGGCATCATCATCGATACCGTCCCCTCACTAAAGGAGGACCTTGCATTCACGGCGTTCAAGAATCACAGAAAGAACTTGCTGCATTTAGATAAGAGGAGGGCAATTTGA
- the SNF4 gene encoding AMP-activated serine/threonine-protein kinase regulatory subunit SNF4 (similar to Saccharomyces cerevisiae SNF4 (YGL115W); ancestral locus Anc_6.136), protein MENQDISQTTNEKIFVEQKLAVESIRTFLNSKTSYDVLPVSYRLIVMDTALLVKKSLNVLLQNNIVSAPLWDSQTSKFAGLLTSSDFINVIQYYFSNPDKFELVDKLQLNGLKDIERIIGVEPLDTASIHPSRPLFEACLKMMGSRSRRIPLIDQDEETHREIVVSVLTQYRILKFVALNCRETNFLKRPIGELGIITENDVKRCQMTTPVIDAIQLLSSNGIASIPIVDDNGVLLNVYEAIDVLGLIKGGIYNDLSLSVGEALMRRSDDFEGVYTCTKNDKLSTIMDNIRKARVHRFIVVDDAGKLTGVLSLDDILRYILLGEK, encoded by the coding sequence ATGGAGAACCAAGACATCTCACAGACGACCAAtgagaaaattttcgttGAGCAGAAGTTAGCTGTAGAGTCCATCCGGACATTTCTCAACTCGAAAACCTCATACGATGTTTTGCCAGTTTCATACAGGCTGATTGTTATGGATACAGCGTTGCTAGTGAAGAAGTCCCTAAATGTTTTGCTACAGAATAATATTGTATCGGCACCTCTATGGGACTctcaaacttcaaaatttgCAGGGCTTCTAACGTCCAGCGACTTTATCAACGTCATACAGTACTACTTTTCAAACCCAGATAAATTTGAGCTGGTAGACAAGCTACAATTGAACGGATTAAAGGACATTGAAAGGATTATTGGGGTCGAGCCTCTAGATACTGCATCCATCCACCCTTCAAGACCATTATTTGAGGCATGTCTCAAAATGATGGGCTCTAGAAGCCGGAGAATTCCCTTGATTGATCAGGACGAGGAGACACACAGAGAGATTGTAGTTAGTGTTTTGACACAGTACAGAATTTTAAAATTTGTTGCGCTGAATTGCAGAGAGACGAATTTCCTGAAAAGACCTATTGGTGAACTGGGGATAATCACCGAAAATGATGTAAAGAGATGTCAAATGACCACCCCGGTTATCGATGCAATCCAACTGCTTTCCAGCAACGGTATTGCATCTATTCCCATTGTGGACGATAACGGCGTACTATTAAACGTTTATGAAGCCATCGACGTGCTTGGCCTAATAAAGGGAGGCATTTATAACGATCTATCCCTGAGTGTGGGTGAAGCGTTAATGAGAAGAAGCGATGATTTTGAAGGTGTATATACGTGCACCAAGAATGACAAACTTTCCACCATTATGGATAACATAAGAAAGGCGAGAGTCCATAGATTTATTGTAGTGGACGATGCTGGGAAGCTTACTGGGGTCTTGTCTCTAGACGACATTTTAAGATATATTCTGTTAGGCGAAAAATGA
- the CDC20 gene encoding ubiquitin-protein transferase activating protein CDC20 (similar to Saccharomyces cerevisiae CDC20 (YGL116W); ancestral locus Anc_6.135) gives MLDLNDKTKLGGNPQRSILSITSPAKLNIISSSSLSSSNGASAIDWKKHKARVGKSTSLPRSKSLNVGRRSSLQVNSAAPGGSETTNLGGKISSSSFNRPKLSLTQPPLLLKRNSSFFKDDSLSNRMTSFTGGSVSGANDNNALSALTLGKPLTGSHDLEEACSVKTDRYIPLYQGNLQNKIDPEAVKEELPPPNASPKAHLQAQTKTVFKQNVAEACGLNMNQRILQYLPQPPVASFKRQTYQLKQRNQYNYSQGPRDIMKLRKINTNPERILDAPGFRDDFYLNLLSWSQNNMIAIGLDTAVYIWDASTGDVSLLVDSPNSLISSIVWSDDSCHVSIGKDDGNTEIWDIETMSLIRTMRSGLGVRIGSQSWLDTLVAAGSRSGEIQINDVRVKNHIVSTWDQHEGEVCGLSYKPDGLQLASGGNDNTVMLWDTRTSMPQYVQRNHNAAVKALSWCPYMPNVLASGGGQNDKHIHFWNSTTGGRLGSINTGSQVSSLHWGQSYNGNGSMNREIVATGGNTENAVSVFNFDTKFKVAEIAKAHESRICTSQLSPDGTTVATVGGDENLKFYKVFEPRRQVKRRQKSGGLVEDVVSIFGTSSALTLESQFDSHHTNPNNPTTDSRNKDSPNKTTSSNSYLIR, from the coding sequence ATGTTGGATCTCAACGACAAGACTAAACTGGGGGGCAATCCGCAAAGGTCAATACTGTCCATCACTTCGCCTGCGAAATTGAACATaatatcttcttcatcgctAAGCTCGAGTAATGGTGCTAGTGCAATTGATTGGAAAAAACACAAGGCAAGAGTCGGGAAGTCGACTTCGCTGCCCAGATCAAAGTCTTTAAACGTTGGTAGAAGGAGTAGCCTGCAGGTAAACTCAGCAGCACCAGGCGGTTCAGAAACAACCAACTTGGGGGGCAAGATCAGTTCCAGCTCCTTTAATAGACCGAAGCTGTCGCTCACCCAACCGCCCCTGCtgttgaaaagaaactcctcattcttcaaagatgatTCTCTATCGAACAGGATGACATCATTTACGGGGGGCAGCGTCAGTGGTGCGAATGACAACAATGCATTGAGTGCACTGACATTGGGCAAACCGTTGACAGGATCGCATGACTTGGAAGAGGCCTGCTCTGTGAAAACAGATCGCTACATCCCACTGTATCAAGGTAACTTGCAAAATAAAATTGACCCTGAAGCTGTCAAAGAGGAGCTTCCACCACCTAACGCATCTCCAAAAGCTCATTTGCAAGCACAGACAAAGACTGTATTCAAGCAGAACGTTGCAGAAGCGTGTGGTTTGAACATGAACCAGAGAATCCTACAGTACTTACCGCAACCACCTGTTGCGTCATTCAAGAGACAGACATACCAGTTGAAGCAGAGGAACCAGTACAACTACTCGCAGGGACCTCGGGATATTATGAAACTGAGGAAAATTAATACAAATCCAGAGAGGATATTAGACGCCCCTGGGTTTCGCGATGACTTCTATTTGAATCTGTTGAGTTGGTCACAGAATAACATGATTGCGATAGGACTGGATACAGCAGTTTACATATGGGACGCATCCACTGGAGATGTCTCTTTGTTAGTAGACTCACCTAATAGTCTTATCTCCAGTATTGTCTGGTCTGACGATTCTTGTCATGTTTCCATAGGGAAGGACGACGGCAACACCGAAATCTGGGACATTGAAACGATGTCCCTAATAAGAACAATGAGATCAGGGTTAGGTGTTAGAATTGGATCGCAATCATGGTTGGATACACTAGTAGCAGCTGGCTCTCGGAGTGGTGAAATCCAAATCAACGACGTGAGAGTGAAGAACCATATTGTTTCCACTTGGGATCAGCATGAGGGCGAAGTCTGCGGGCTAAGTTATAAACCGGACGGGTTACAGCTGGCATCCGGAGGTAACGACAACACAGTAATGCTCTGGGATACAAGGACATCGATGCCGCAGTATGTACAAAGAAACCACAACGCTGCGGTTAAGGCACTTAGCTGGTGCCCCTACATGCCCAACGTTCTCGCCAGTGGTGGGGGGCAAAACGACAAACACATCcatttttggaacagtACGACAGGTGGACGACTGGGATCTATAAACACGGGCTCACAAGTAAGCTCTTTGCATTGGGGACAGTCCTATAACGGCAACGGTTCGATGAACAGGGAGATAGTAGCCACGGGTGGGAACACAGAGAACGCTGTCTCAGTATTCAACTTTGATACGAAATTCAAAGTGGCAGAGATTGCCAAGGCCCACGAATCGCGCATTTGCACATCACAACTCTCTCCTGATGGGACTACGGTTGCGACAGTAGGAGGTGACGAGAATTTGAAATTTTACAAAGTCTTTGAGCCTCGCAGGCAGGTGAAAAGGCGGCAGAAAAGCGGTGGATTGGTGGAAGATGTAGTATCCATCTTTGGGACAAGTTCTGCATTAACGCTCGAGAGCCAATTCGACTCGCATCACACCAACCCGAACAACCCTACAACTGACTCTAGAAATAAGGATTCTCCAAACAAAACGACCTCATCAAACTCATATCTCATTAGATAA